One Lachancea thermotolerans CBS 6340 chromosome F complete sequence DNA window includes the following coding sequences:
- a CDS encoding KLTH0F03982p (no similarity) yields the protein MRAGSLNLSAVISFMDTIGIAEASSSGDVDVVTRLLQTPISDLESAERELVTDGFTFANKDATVQDVLVLFQTDTPVNVEKGLVFFNLQGDVIGKTYLDTSQFPSNFITPFEEAQAQAIHMDGDDAYPDVNQKLLFEHGTALLKAIRQHTGLS from the coding sequence ATGAGAGCAGGCAGCCTCAACCTTTCAGCAGTTATATCATTTATGGATACTATTGGGATTGCAGAGGCTTCTTCATCTGGCGATGTTGACGTCGTGACACGACTACTACAAACCCCAATTTCAGATCTTGAATCGGCAGAGCGAGAATTGGTCACCGATGGCTTCACATTCGCCAACAAAGATGCTACGGTACAGGATGTGCTGGTGCTGTTTCAAACTGATACGCCTGTAAACGTAGAGAAGGGCTTAGTGTTCTTTAACTTACAAGGAGATGTCATTGGCAAAACTTATCTGGATACAAGCCAATTTCCATCGAACTTCATCACCCCTTTTGAGGAAGCGCAAGCACAAGCCATCCATATGGATGGTGATGATGCCTATCCTGATGTGAACCAAAAACTGCTATTTGAACACGGTACAGCGTTGTTGAAGGCGATCCGGCAACATACGGGGTTAAGTTGA
- the MNN5 gene encoding alpha-1,2-mannosyltransferase MNN5 (similar to uniprot|P46982 Saccharomyces cerevisiae YJL186W MNN5 Alpha-1 2-mannosyltransferase responsible for addition of the second alpha-1 2-linked mannose of the branches on the mannan backbone of oligosaccharides localizes to an early Golgi compartment): MHIWRRKVVLCCCVLLALAYALFAATARKSLDTPSLRERVYSDVFDALLQYRPVRPPKDRQAAVRQAGCEMKGVGVNRGDAVDAMLYENLDRCYRPTKAQFEGLQAPHSAFLTQLRTTFAYEADSPVFERLFPRERGFVTVGGGRFSLLAYSMLRALRARGSKLPAEVVIPPQDAAGEEHFCNEVLPELNARCVFFEDALPRALVETWDFERYQIKAVALLLSSFKKIVFIDADDFPIQNLDSLFDSEVLREHGLVLWPDLWRRATAPVFYRLANIDVDLRRRVRNMGDNLSPASRYTDPDQDPEQLQKIAPFHDFAGTVPDPTTESGQMVIDKVRHFQTLLLALYYNVYGPEWYYSLFSQGTAGEGDKETFATAAHVLGLPFYQVKNKLAFDGYFHPNGDGFRGVALYQHDCVEDYLLYCRARDIIKENQDSFSAYKPDYDPEPDFYKSLMAPEGHPEIPVMFAHASFHKFDPWQLYHEKVYLDNDGAHFRSFHNIKRIGNFDIELFVFEGLQKAICSDNPIRFKYLEDKFIHADWPKVCQYVEDRVKYLQDTHDPAVGLV, from the coding sequence ATGCATATCTGGAGACGCAAGGTGGtgctctgctgctgcgtGCTGCTCGCGCTGGCGTACGCGCTCTTCGCCGCGACGGCGCGAAAGAGTCTCGATACACCGTCGCTCCGCGAGCGCGTGTACTCAGACGTGTTCGACGCGTTGCTCCAATACCGGCCCGTGCGGCCGCCCAAGGACCGGCAGGCCGCGGTCCGCCAGGCCGGGTGCGAGATGAAGGGCGTCGGCGTCAACCGCGGCGACGCGGTGGACGCCATGCTGTACGAAAACCTGGATCGGTGCTACCGGCCCACGAAGGCGCAGTTCGAGGGCTTGCAGGCGCCGCACTCGGCGTTCTTGACGCAGCTGCGCACGACGTTCGCGTACGAGGCGGACTCGCCGGTGTTCGAGCGGCTATTCCCGCGTGAGCGCGGGTTCGTGACCGTCGGCGGCGGGCGCTTCTCGCTGCTGGCGTACTCGAtgctgcgcgcgctgcgcgcgcgcggctcGAAGCTACCCGCAGAGGTGGTGATCCCGCCGCAGGACGCGGCGGGCGAGGAGCATTTCTGCAACGAGGTGCTGCCGGAGCTCAACGCGCGGTGCGTGTTCTTCGAAGACGCGCtgccgcgcgcgctcgTCGAGACGTGGGACTTCGAGCGGTACCAGATCAAGGCCGTCGCGCTGTTGCTgtccagcttcaagaaaatcgTGTTCATCGACGCCGACGACTTTCCGATCCAGAACCTCGACTCGCTATTTGACAGCGAAGTGCTGCGCGAGCATGGCCTCGTGCTGTGGCCGGATCTCTGGCGCCGTGCCACGGCGCCGGTGTTCTACCGCCTAGCTAACATCGACGTGGACCTGCGCCGCCGCGTGCGCAACATGGGTGACAACCTGTCGCCGGCCTCGCGCTACACAGATCCGGATCAAGACCCCGAACAGCTGCAAAAGATTGCACCTTTCCACGACTTCGCGGGCACGGTTCCTGATCCGACCACTGAGTCGGGCCAGATGGTCATCGACAAGGTCCGCCACTTCCAGACCCTGCTGCTCGCTCTCTACTACAACGTCTACGGTCCCGAGTGGTACTACTCGCTGTTCTCGCAGGGCACTGCCGGCGAGGGCGACAAGGAAACCTTCGCCACCGCAGCCCACGTCCTAGGTCTTCCCTTCTACCAggtcaagaacaagctCGCTTTCGACGGGTACTTCCACCCCAACGGCGACGGCTTCCGCGGCGTCGCGCTCTACCAGCACGACTGCGTCGAGGACTACCTGCTCTACTGCCGCGCCCGTGATATCATCAAGGAGAACCAAGACTCCTTCTCTGCTTACAAACCCGACTATGACCCGGAGCCCGACTTTTACAAGTCCCTCATGGCGCCTGAGGGCCACCCCGAGATTCCTGTCATGTTCGCCCACGCTAGTTTCCACAAGTTCGACCCCTGGCAGCTATACCATGAGAAAGTTTACCTGGACAACGACGGCGCACACTTCCGCTCGTTCCACAACATCAAGAGGATTGGcaattttgatattgagcttttcgttttcgAAGGTCTGCAGAAAGCTATTTGTTCCGACAATCCGATCCGCTTCAAGTACCTCGAGGACAAGTTCATCCACGCAGACTGGCCCAAAGTCTGCCAGTATGTCGAAGATAGAGTCAAGTACCTGCAGGATACCCACGATCCCGCGGTGGGCCTCGTATAG
- a CDS encoding KLTH0F04004p (no similarity), whose protein sequence is MLYKVSIDQHTLDYAGNETIDDTDLWLNRLDRHGVATRLWVAQDMLDIESAEVVAGSKGTNFFSWISRRYTVVGSRITNAMCVL, encoded by the coding sequence ATGCTCTACAAAGTATCAATTGACCAGCACACCCTGGATTACGCTGGTAACGAGACTATTGATGATACAGATCTATGGCTAAACCGTTTAGATCGGCATGGCGTTGCTACTCGGCTTTGGGTGGCACAGGACATGTTGGACATCGAAAGTGCAGAGGTTGTGGCGGGTTCAAAAGGTACCAACTTCTTTAGCTGGATCAGTCGGCGATACACTGTAGTTGGTAGCAGGATAACAAATGCGATGTGTGTTCTTTAA